GTTTTTATGAAATGCTCCGGGCACATAACTATCGCCCAAGTTATTTGGCTTTTGGTGCTATCTACCCAACCACGACTAAAGACATGACCGGACAAATCCAAGGGCTGGAAAAGCTGACACACTTTGTTCCTTTGATGGAGTCTGTCTATCCAACCGTCGCTATTGGTGGCATTGATCTTAGTCGCGTGCCAGAAGTGGCTGCAACTGGCGTATCTAGTATTGCGGTTGTAAGAGCTATCACTGAAGCCCAAGACCCACAGCAGGCTGTACTTGAATTAAAGCAAGCTATGGCGCGACATGACTGAGCTCAATGACAAGGAGCGGCTAAGGTATAGTCGTCATTTGCTGTTAAAAGAGGTCGGTGAGCAAGGCCAACTCGCATTGAAACAGGCGCATGTCGCTGTGGTTGGCTGCGGTGGGCTGGGAAGTCCCGCGTTGTTTTACTTAGCGGCGAGTGGCATTGGTAAGCTTACATTTATTGATCACGATGAAGTTGAGTTGTCTAACCTACAGCGGCAAATTTTGTATAAAGTGAATCACTTAGGCCAGCAAAAGGCCAAAGCAGCAGGAAAGGTGCTGGCAAGTCTCAATAACGAGATCACACTAGTACCAATTAATGCGAGATTGACTGATAAGAACATCGCCGAGTTACTCTGTGATGCAGATATTGTCTTGGATTGCAGCGATAACTTTACTACCCGTTATTTGCTCAATAGGTATTGTTATCAAGCGAGTAAGGTGTTGATAGCAGGAGCCGCGATTGCCACGCAAGGCCAACTCATGTGCTTTGATTTTAGCGCTGAATCGCCTTGTTATGCTTGCGTTTTCCCTGAGGGTTTGCAAACACCAGTGGAGAATTGTGACAACTTTGGCGTCATTAGCCCATTACTGGGGGTGATCGGTGCGCAGCAAGCTTTATTGACCATAAATGTGCTACTTGGACATCATCAAGGAAGTGTATTTTGTACGCTAGATGGTATGAGTTTGCAGCAAAAGCAGTATGGGCTCAGTAAAAACCCCGAGTGTGAATGTTGTGGCTTGAAGTAGTTTCAAGCCACTAACAGTAATTTACTCTGCTATTTTTGCAAATGGCGTACCCATGCGTGTGACGGTCTCTGGGTTTTGGCCATCTAAGAACTCAGCCTTATTTGCCCCCCACGCTAAGATCACGGTAGAACCAAGCTTAAAGCGACCCATCTCTTCGCCTTTTTTCAGCGTTATCGCGTTGTCACCTTCTGCTGGATATGTCCAAGTAAAGACATCTCTTCCGGCTGGTGGTGTTACTGTACCGGCCCAAATCGTCTCAATGCTAGCGACGATAGTTGCACCAACCAATACCATAGAAAGCGGGCCAATTTCAGTGTCAAAAATAGCAACAACTCGCTCGTTACGAGCAAATAAATTAGGCACATTTTGCGCGGTAAGTGGATTTACTGAGAATAAGTCACCCGGTACATAAATCATTTTACGAAGGGTGCCATCAACCGGCATGTGGATACGGTGATAATCCTTCGGTGCTAGATAAATCGTTGCAAACTTACCACCAACATAAGGCGCAACGTCTTCTTCTTTACCGCCTAGCAGCGTCTGTAAGCTGTAGTTGTGACCCTTAGCTTGGATAATCTGACCATCGACGACATCACCAAGTTGGCTGATTGCACCATCAACTGGGTGGGCAAGGATATCGCTATCTTCTGCCAAAGGACGGATCCCCGGCTTCAGTGGACGGGTAAAAAACTCGTTAAAGGTTTTATAGTGAGCTGGATCTTCGTGCAATGCCTCGCTCATGTCGATTTTATATTGTTTGATAAACAGCTTAATTAGCTTTGTGGTTAAGGCGCCAGCTTCTGCTGCGGCAAGCTTACCAACCAAACGAGAAACCGCATGTTTAGGTAATGCATATTGCATGGCAATTTTTAGTTTATCCAAATTCACTTTTAACAGTTCCTAATTATTAGTCTTGTCACTTTCGATTTTTTTGTATTGCGAAGTGGCTATCGGGCTCAAGTCATTGAGCCAATTTAGCAAATATTATCAGACTCTCGGCGCGCGCGCACCTGCGCGGCCATCAGCCATAGATTCTAAAATACGATGGTAACTTTCAAAACGTAATTCGCTGATTTTACCGTTATCTACGGCTTCACGAAGTAAACATCCCGGATCGTTTAGGTGTTTACAGTCTCTAAAGCGGCAGCCGCCAATAAACTCTCTAAATTCTTTAAAGCACCAAGTGACGCGTTCCACGTCTAAGTGCCATAGGCCGAACTCACGGATCCCTGGGCTGTCGATCAGGTTTCCACCGGACGGCAAGTGGTGTAAGCGCGATACTGTGGTTGTATGTTGCCCTAAGCCGCTATTTTCGGAGACTTCTTTGGTGAGAATATCTGCATTGGGCAGTACCGTATTGACCAACGTTGATTTGCCAACCCCTGATTGTCCAACAAAAATGTTATTTTTGTCCTCAAGCATGTGTTTTAACTCGTTAATGCCTTCGCCTGACTTTGTACTGACTAAGAGTACGCGATAGCCAAGTTCACGATATATATCTAAGACTTCATCAATATATTCGAGGCTTTCTTGGTCAAGCAAATCAATTTTATTAAGTAATAAAATTGGCTCTATGCCCATATCCTCACAAGCGACTAAGTAGCGATCGATGATTTGAGGGGTAAATTCAGGCACAACGGCCGACACCATCAATATTTGGTCAATATTCGCAGCGACAACTTTCACACCGTCATAAAAATCTGGACGAGTGAGTTGTGTGCGCCTTTCATGCACAGCCTCAATTACGCCGGCTAAGTCACCATCACTGACCTTGGCACGACGAAAAATGACTTCATCACCGCAAACTAAGCTTGTTACGGTACGACGGATATTGCAACGCAAAACCTCTTGGTCTGTGGTTTCTATATCCGCATGTTGGCCGAAGCGGCTGATCACCACTGCGGCTTCTGTTGGCCCTAAGTTGTCGTTTTGCCATGAAACATCAGATACTTCTGTCTCTTTCGCTTTATCGATTCGCTTCTGATGATTGGCTTTAATCCGACGGGATTGGCCCTTACTGAGTTTCTTTTTCTTTGCCATGTTTATAATCTATTTAAGCTTTGGCGTGCAGAGCGTTCAAATTTAGGCTATAAATCAATAAAACGCCGCGCATGGTAAAAAAAGCTTTAGGTCGAGTGTTTAAACTAATATGATATATCTAATTGCATTGGATCTAAAGGAAAGTACCGCTAAGGTAAAGTATGACTTTTCATGAATCAAACTTGATCTGGCTCGATCTAGAGATGACGGGGCTAGAACCGAAAACAGATAAAATCTTAGAAATCGCGACGGTGATCACAGATGGTGATCTCAATGTTTTAGCTGAAGGTCCAGTAGTGGCAATTCATCAAAGTGATGAGCTGTTGGACAATATGGATGAGTGGTGCACCAATCAACATGGTCGCTCAGGTCTGACTGCTCGCTGTAAAGCGAGTAAGTTCACGGAAGCAGATGCAGTTAAGCAAACACTAGATTTCCTTAAAGAGTGGGTGCCGCCAGGTGCTTCTCCAATGTGTGGTAACTCTATTGGTCAAGACCGTAGATTCCTCAACAAATACATGCCAGAGCTAGAAGCTTATTTCCACTATCGCAATTTGGATGTCAGTACGATAAAAGAACTTGCGAGACGTTGGAAGCCTGAGCTATTGGGTGAAATAAAGAAAAAAAGCTCTCATTTAGCACTGGATGATATCAAAGACTCCATCATGGAGCTGAAAGTTTACCAAGAAAAATTCTTCAAAGTTTAAAAAACACTTGCAAAGCAAATTTTATCTTGTAGAATCCTGCCCCGCTTGAGATGACAAGCCTTGCGAGGTTTCTTGAGCATTAATAAAGCAGTATAAGCTCAGCTGCTACAGGTAAGGACGCGACCTAGCGTAGTTACCGACAAATCCAGAGCTAAATATGTGATGCGGCACTAGCTCAGCTGCTAAAACGTTAGACGCGACCTCAAGGTTGCGCCCAGCGGAAAAATAAGAGCTATATAGAAATGCGGCACTAGCTCAGCTGCTACAGGTAAGGACGCGACCTAGCGTAGTTACCGACAAATCCAGAGCTAAATATGTGATGCGGCACTAGCTCAGCTGGTAGAGCGCGACCTTGCCAAGGTCGAGGTCACGAGTTCGAACCTCGTGTGCCGCTCCAAACACTTGTTTTAGGTGTATAAACTAAAAAATGTGATGCGGCACTAGCTCAGCTGCTACAGGTAAAGACGCGACCTTGCGTAGTTACCGACAACATAACGAGCTAACTATGGAATGCGGCACTAGCTCAGCTGCAGTAGGTAATCAACGCGACCTTGCGTAATTACCGACAATATAATGAGCTAACTATGGAATGCGGCACTAGCTCAGCTGGTAGAGCGCGACCTTGCCAAGGTCGAGGTCACGAGTTCGAACCTCGTGTGCCGCTCCAAACACTTACTTTAGGTGTATAAACTAAAAAATGTAATGCGGCACTAGCTCAGCTGCTACAGGTAAAGACGCGACCTAGCGTAGTTACCGATAAATCCAGAGCTAAATATGTGATGCGGCACTAGCTCAGCTGCTACAGGTAAAGACGCGACCTAGCGTAGTTACCGACAAATCCAGAGCTAAATATGTGATGCGGCACTAGCTCAGCTGGTAGAGCGCGACCTTGCCAAGGTCGAGGTCACGAGTTCGAACCTCGTGTGCCGCTCCAAACACTTGTTTTAGGTGTATAAACTAAAAAATGTGATGTGGCACTAGCTCAGCTGCTAAAACGTTAGACGCGACCTCAAGGTTGCGCCCAGCGGAAAATTAAGAGCTACATCGGAATGCGGCACTAGCTCAGCTGGTAGAGCGCGACCTTGCCAAGGTCGAGGTCACGAGTTCGAACCTCGTGTGCCGCTCCAAAATTCTCAGTTCATATTCGACTGAAAAAATAAAGAATATGATGTGATGCGGCACTAGCTCAGCTGCTAAAACGTTAGACGCGACCTCAAGGTTGCGCCCAGCGGAGAAATAAGAGCTATATCGGAATGCGGCACTAGCTCAGCTGCTAAAACGTTAGACGCGACCTCAAGGTTGCGCCCAGCGGAAAAATAAGAGCTATATCGGAATGCGGCACTAGCTCAGCTGGTAGAGCGCGACCTTGCCAAGGTCGAGGTCACGAGTTCGAACCTCGTGTGCCGCTCCACCCCCCTAAATATTCTTATTTTTCAATCTCTCTAAAAAAACTTGCAGATATAGTCTTATTCCACCAATTTTTCATAACAAACTGATTGCTTAATTTTAATGCTACGCGTAAAATACTCGCTCTTTCGGCCTTACTATTATCGTTCCTTGCCTTACCCCGACTGGCCGAAACGGGACAAGGCTATACTAACCGTAAGGAATATCCATGCGTCATTACGAAATCGTATTCATGGTTCACCCAGACCAAAGTGAGCAAGTACCTGGTATGATCGAGCGTTATACTGGTGCTATCACTGAAGCTGGCGGTACTATTCACCGTCTAGAAGACTGGGGTCGTCGTCAACTGGCTTACCCAATCGAAAAGCTTCACAAAGCACACTATGTTCTATTGAACGTTGAAGCACCAACTGAAGTAATCAACGAGCTTGAAACTTCTTTCCGCTACAACGATGCAGTGCTTCGTAACCTAGTTATGCGTACTAAAAACGCGGTAACTGAAGCGTCTCCTCTTGCAAAAGAAGAGAAAAAAGAAGCAGCTTCTGCTTAATCGTTGTTGATTTCGGATTTGACTAACCTTTCGAGGTAATGGTGAGTAATCAGGTTGACCTGTATACCAATCAATATCTGCTTTCGGGCGTGATTTGTAAAACACCTAAATTTAGTCAAAGCCCAGCTGGGATCCCACATTGCATATTTGTACTTGAGCACAAATCAATGCAATTAGAGGCTGACCTTACTCGAAATGCCTACGTGCGTATTCAAGTGGTTGCCAGTGGAGAACAGTTCCGAAACCAAACTGAGCATTTATACGTTGGGCAAGCATTACAAGTTCGCGGTTTTATAAATCGCCACGAGAGCCGAAATGGCTTGAGTCAGCTGGTATTGCACGCACAACATATTGAAAGAATTAATTGAGGAAATTACTCATGGCACGTTATTTCAGACGTCGTAAGTTCTGCCGTTTTAAAGCGGAAGGCGTACAACAAATTGATTACAAAGATCTGGCTACTCTTAGAAACTACGTAACAGAAAGTGGCAAAATCGTACCTAGCCGTATCACAGGTACTAGCGCTAAATACCAGCGTCAGCTAGCAACTGCTATCAAGCGTGCTCGCTACCTAGCCCTTCTTCCATACACTGACTTACACAAGTAAGCAGCTGATTACTAGTTTTTAAAAGGTGTAGAGACATGCAAGTTATTCTACTAGACAAAATTGCAAACCTAGGTAGCCTAGGTGATCAGGTTAATGTTAAATCTGGCTTCGCACGTAACTTCTTATTCCCTAAGGGTAAAGCAGTTCCTGCAACTAAATCTAACATTGAAACTTTCGAAGCACGTCGCGCTGAGCTTGAAGCGAAAATCGCTGAAGAGCTAGTTGCTGCACAGGCACGCGCTGAAAAACTAGAAGCACTAGCTGAAGTAACTCTAGTTTCTAAAGCGGGTGACGAAGGTAAGTTATTCGGTTCTATCGGTACTCGCGATATTGCTGATGCTATCTCTGCAGTAGGTGTTGAGGTATCTAAGTCAGAAGTTCGTCTACCTCTTGGTACTATCCGTGAGACTGGCGAGTTCGATGTAGCTATCCAAGTACACTCTGACGTTACAGCTACGATCAAAGTAATCGTAATTGCTGAAGCTTAATTTTTAATTGAGCTTAAATTAAAAAAGCCGTGTATTTTATACACGGCTTTTTATTCACTTAATTTACCTAAATTCGCCCGAATTTCGAACAGTAAAAACCTAGTTAACAGATATTCTTAATGCTGAATGCATTGAATATTAAAAATATTGGTTTTGTTGGCATCCAAATCTTAGGTTGAATTAAGTAACCCCTCGAAGAAAATCATAATAATCTTATTCATACCAATTTAAGGTGTGACATGGATGATCCTCTCGCTCAAAGTTTGCCTTATATCAAAAGGCAATACTGCTGTAATGTGGTGTAATAAGTTTCCTTTTTAGAAACTTTCGCTCCATGTTATGTTTACATATTATAGGTTAACCCTTTTCTTTGTCTTTTGTCTGTCATACAGTGCAATGTAAATGACAGCGCTATCAATCTAGTGGTGGAATAATTAAATGTCTGTAAATAAAGGTTTTACACTTACGGAGCTATTAATTGCCGTTGCAATCGTGGCGATCACTGCCAGTGTGGCATATCCGTCGTATGTGGAATACGTTCAGGATGGGCGTCGTTCGCAAGCACAGCAGCAAATGTTGGAAATGGCTGGTGTGATTGAACGCATATACAGCCGCAATAGTGGCTATCCTGATGCGAGTTTACTTACAGATTTGCCTGAGTCTAAATTCTACACGTTTAAATATATTCCCACTGATAAACCAAATGGCGCTGTTGGGCAATACCGTAATTTGGGATATCAATTTACAGCTACGCCAATAGTAGGAAAAGCACAAGCAGCTGACAGGTGTGGTGTGCTAAGTATCAACCATCTTGGTGAACAAGGACCGAAGAACAATGATTGCTGGCAATAGACATTTAGGGTTTACCTTGCTTGAGCTGCTTATTTCCATGGCAATACTTGCAATTTTAGCTTCGATAGCAGCGCCCAGTTTTATAAAGCAAATTCAGCAAGACAGACTTACGACGCATGCTAATCAACTGCAGGCGGTATATCGCTTGGCCCGCAGTGAAGCGGTTCGACGTGAGCAACAGGTATCACTGGTCGTTGAGGACAGCGACTGGGTTGTGAAAACCACTGAAAATGGCCAATTGACCGAAGTGGGGCGGTTTTCTATTAAACACAGCTCGATAGAAGTGGCACTGGCCGACCAAGTTGTGCGCGAAAGTGGCGAAGTGCTGGCTACAAACAACATATTGATCACCGACAACATTACCGATACCCAGGATTATCGTTTATGTGTGCTGGTCAGTGGTCAAAGTTGGTTAGCTGAGGCGGAACAAAATTGCAGTTAAGTAAGGGGTTTTCTCTCATTGAGGTCGTGGTGTCGATGTTGGTGGCTGGGCTAATGTTGCTTGGTCTTGCTGCGACGCAGCTTAAGTCATTACAGTTTGCCTCCAATAGCTTTCAATACACGATGGCGTTAATTCATGGCCAAAATGCAATTGAGAGGATATGGCCCTTGTTATGTGAATTACAACATAACAACAATGATATGACATTCGCTAATCCACTTATTCAACAGCTGCATCCAGCGGATAGTCGCTTTACGTTAGTGCTGCCTCCGGTATATAGCAATAACATGCAGCTTACAGTGAGTTGGGAAGATAAGCGGGTAAAAAACGCTGCTGAAAACCAAATTTCTTTGACTACCAGTTACCCAAATGTTGCGGATACTTGCTCTCCACCGCCTGGAGGGGGCTTATGAAACAAATAAAGGGATATACCTTACTGGAACTCATGGTTGCGATGGTTGTGGGGTTGGTTTTAGTTATTGGGATTGCAACGTCATACACGTCGATAAAAGAAACGGTGACGACAAGCCAACAGCTCGCAACATCGCAAGAGATTGTTCGCTATACCAATCGAGTGATGATGCGCAGCATCAAGCAAACTCAGGAAATCCCTACTGTGACGGCGACCGATATTACGATCCGCCAATTGGCTGGGGTGCCCGCTTGTGATGGCAGCGTACCTACGGCTGACTACACTGAGCGCTATTTTTTACAAGATGGGTATTTAGTGTGCGATCGCGGCACGGGTGATATCAATCTTTTGAAAGGGGTAACTGGACTCGCGTTTGCAACCGATGCCAGTGGTCAGTTAATTACAGTCACAATACAAGGTAGTAGTTTTCCGACGCAGTACGGTGCAGGCATACAGATGAATTTTTACGCTGGATTAGGTAGCTAATACAATGAAACAACAAGGTTTTACACTGGTTAAAGTGATGCTGCTCGGCGGCATGGCTAGCGTTGTGGTATTCGCTTCCCTCAAAGAAGGCGTTGTACAAGAAAGGTTGAGTGGTAACTTCCAAAAAGACATTAATGCAAGATTAGTGGCTGAACAAGGGATCAGAGAATATCGTCAAAAGCTGGATGCGGCGTTAAGTGGCAATCCGCAAGATGTCAATGCGCTGATAAATGGTATTAGTAAAACAGGTAGCGGAACGATCACTGATTCGCAATATCAGATCTCGGTTAATGCTAATGGCAATGAGTTTGAAATTGAAAGCTTGGGTCAGCGTCATGGTGAGCACGCGAACCATCGGCTAGTTGCGCGCTTCGAGTTACAGCCAGCAGCGAAAGAGTCCATATTCCAAAATGCGGTTACTGGCTGTAAAGGTGTAAATCTATCTGGTAGTGGCTCTGTCGATAGCTATGACTCATCGAAAGGCACTTACGAAGAAACAAAAAGCCATGATGGTGATGTACACACTGTGGTGGGCGATGCGGATGTGGTGCTATCAGGTCACTCTCCGATTAAAGGCGATGTTGAAGCATCTGGTGTGATTTACTTAAAAGGTTCTTCACCTATTTTGGGTGACGTTAGATCAAATACCGGGGTAGATATTTCGCCGTCATCAAGTGGTATTCGAGTGGAAGGTAATGTCTACAGCCGCGGCTTTTTTACACATAGAGGCGGCAAGATCCAAGGTTATGTGCGCGCAATGGGTGACGCGAAAATGGAGTGGGGCGCTGAGATCATCAACCAAAATGGCGATGCGTTCGATATTCAATATACTGGCAGTGGTCAATTTAAAGATACTGGCTTGCAAGTTCAAGATGGTGTGCATTACTCCGATGCTAAATTTAGAGTCGCTGATTTAGTGGTTGAGCCGGTAAAAGTGTACGATCCTGATTCTCCCGACTACGACCCTGCAAAGCCTAATAAAGAGTGTGATCCTTTGGCGTTACCTTTTAATATGGATAGCATTATCGATCCTCGTAATCGATTCACTCCCCTAAATGTAGGCGCGCAACAAATCTTACACTTTAAACCAAAACAGGCAGTGTATGAGCGTAATGGCTCGAGCGTGTATGTTGCTAAAGAGCACACCATTTATTTATTCCAAGAGGTGGATCAAAATCTAGGCACAGCGACAGAAAAAACGCAGCTTGCGTTCTCATTTAAAGGGTTGAAATTAGGATCTGACGGCAAAATCAAGATTTCTGGTGGCGATGTGATTTGGTTGATTGATGGTGATCTCACATTAACTGGCGACACCCATATCTGGATAGAAAAAGAAAGTTCTTTGACGGTGTTCACTACTGGCAAAGTTTCTATTGGCGCAAGTGCTAAGGTTATTGCTGAGCAAGAAGGTTTAACCAAGAAGAGCAAACTGCCGGTATTTAGTGTGTATTCTTCATTTGATGGCCCCGACGGTTTTGTATTTAGTGGCGCGTCTTCTTTATATGCTGCTATTTATTCACCGTTAACTTCTATTCTGTTGAATGGCAGTGGGCAATTGTACGGTACAGTTCGAGGGGCATCGATTACTGGTACCGGTGGTACAGGGATCCACTTTGACCAAGCATTAAAAAATTCGGGTATTGGCGTACAGCCGCCAGGGCAAAAGCCGAAATTAGTCTTTAAGGGCTGGCACTATAAACCATATCAAGTAGCAGACGAGAGCGAAACTAAAATCGCTGAGTAACTTTCCTAAGTGGAGCGTCAGGCTCCACTTTTTGCTGCCAAATAAAAAAGTAAAATTTTTTCCAACCCTTTTAAACCATTTCCGATTTCGCTCGCGTCTAAATAAGTACTTTATAAAAAAGTAGAAATTGGCAATTGAGCGTTGGTGACTTTGTTTGTTCCATTCGATATGCGAAGATGAAGGAATCAACCCAAAGGAACAGACGCATGATAATTAATGCCAAAGAGGCATTTACACAAGAACAAACCGATGCGCTAGTGGCTAGGTGCCAGCAAGGGGACCAAGGTGCATTTCGCGAACTATTTGAGCAACATCACCGTCGCGTATATGCATTGTGTCTTAGATTGCTCGCTGAGCCCGCCCATGCAGAAGATGCATGTCAGGAAGTTTTTGTGCAATTGTGGCAAAAGATAGACCAATTTAAAGGGCAATCACAATTTACGACTTGGCTTCATAGTGTGACCAGTAATATTGCTATCAGCTATCTTAGAAAGCAAAAAAACTGGTTAC
This portion of the Pseudoalteromonas sp. GCY genome encodes:
- a CDS encoding RNA polymerase sigma factor, translated to MIINAKEAFTQEQTDALVARCQQGDQGAFRELFEQHHRRVYALCLRLLAEPAHAEDACQEVFVQLWQKIDQFKGQSQFTTWLHSVTSNIAISYLRKQKNWLQKVVSFEQSGLDEQGAEQLGELNGLDKLIVRLPERARLVFVLHAVEGYRHEEIANMLNMAVGSSKSQYHRARNLLQEWYNND
- a CDS encoding DUF7305 domain-containing protein; protein product: MKQQGFTLVKVMLLGGMASVVVFASLKEGVVQERLSGNFQKDINARLVAEQGIREYRQKLDAALSGNPQDVNALINGISKTGSGTITDSQYQISVNANGNEFEIESLGQRHGEHANHRLVARFELQPAAKESIFQNAVTGCKGVNLSGSGSVDSYDSSKGTYEETKSHDGDVHTVVGDADVVLSGHSPIKGDVEASGVIYLKGSSPILGDVRSNTGVDISPSSSGIRVEGNVYSRGFFTHRGGKIQGYVRAMGDAKMEWGAEIINQNGDAFDIQYTGSGQFKDTGLQVQDGVHYSDAKFRVADLVVEPVKVYDPDSPDYDPAKPNKECDPLALPFNMDSIIDPRNRFTPLNVGAQQILHFKPKQAVYERNGSSVYVAKEHTIYLFQEVDQNLGTATEKTQLAFSFKGLKLGSDGKIKISGGDVIWLIDGDLTLTGDTHIWIEKESSLTVFTTGKVSIGASAKVIAEQEGLTKKSKLPVFSVYSSFDGPDGFVFSGASSLYAAIYSPLTSILLNGSGQLYGTVRGASITGTGGTGIHFDQALKNSGIGVQPPGQKPKLVFKGWHYKPYQVADESETKIAE
- the asd gene encoding archaetidylserine decarboxylase (Phosphatidylserine decarboxylase is synthesized as a single chain precursor. Generation of the pyruvoyl active site from a Ser is coupled to cleavage of a Gly-Ser bond between the larger (beta) and smaller (alpha chains). It is an integral membrane protein.), encoding MNLDKLKIAMQYALPKHAVSRLVGKLAAAEAGALTTKLIKLFIKQYKIDMSEALHEDPAHYKTFNEFFTRPLKPGIRPLAEDSDILAHPVDGAISQLGDVVDGQIIQAKGHNYSLQTLLGGKEEDVAPYVGGKFATIYLAPKDYHRIHMPVDGTLRKMIYVPGDLFSVNPLTAQNVPNLFARNERVVAIFDTEIGPLSMVLVGATIVASIETIWAGTVTPPAGRDVFTWTYPAEGDNAITLKKGEEMGRFKLGSTVILAWGANKAEFLDGQNPETVTRMGTPFAKIAE
- the priB gene encoding primosomal replication protein N, with translation MVSNQVDLYTNQYLLSGVICKTPKFSQSPAGIPHCIFVLEHKSMQLEADLTRNAYVRIQVVASGEQFRNQTEHLYVGQALQVRGFINRHESRNGLSQLVLHAQHIERIN
- a CDS encoding type IV pilin protein — its product is MSVNKGFTLTELLIAVAIVAITASVAYPSYVEYVQDGRRSQAQQQMLEMAGVIERIYSRNSGYPDASLLTDLPESKFYTFKYIPTDKPNGAVGQYRNLGYQFTATPIVGKAQAADRCGVLSINHLGEQGPKNNDCWQ
- a CDS encoding type IV pilus modification PilV family protein; its protein translation is MQLSKGFSLIEVVVSMLVAGLMLLGLAATQLKSLQFASNSFQYTMALIHGQNAIERIWPLLCELQHNNNDMTFANPLIQQLHPADSRFTLVLPPVYSNNMQLTVSWEDKRVKNAAENQISLTTSYPNVADTCSPPPGGGL
- the rpsF gene encoding 30S ribosomal protein S6, which translates into the protein MRHYEIVFMVHPDQSEQVPGMIERYTGAITEAGGTIHRLEDWGRRQLAYPIEKLHKAHYVLLNVEAPTEVINELETSFRYNDAVLRNLVMRTKNAVTEASPLAKEEKKEAASA
- a CDS encoding GspH/FimT family pseudopilin — its product is MIAGNRHLGFTLLELLISMAILAILASIAAPSFIKQIQQDRLTTHANQLQAVYRLARSEAVRREQQVSLVVEDSDWVVKTTENGQLTEVGRFSIKHSSIEVALADQVVRESGEVLATNNILITDNITDTQDYRLCVLVSGQSWLAEAEQNCS
- the rpsR gene encoding 30S ribosomal protein S18, whose protein sequence is MARYFRRRKFCRFKAEGVQQIDYKDLATLRNYVTESGKIVPSRITGTSAKYQRQLATAIKRARYLALLPYTDLHK
- the orn gene encoding oligoribonuclease, whose amino-acid sequence is MTFHESNLIWLDLEMTGLEPKTDKILEIATVITDGDLNVLAEGPVVAIHQSDELLDNMDEWCTNQHGRSGLTARCKASKFTEADAVKQTLDFLKEWVPPGASPMCGNSIGQDRRFLNKYMPELEAYFHYRNLDVSTIKELARRWKPELLGEIKKKSSHLALDDIKDSIMELKVYQEKFFKV
- a CDS encoding HesA/MoeB/ThiF family protein; the protein is MTELNDKERLRYSRHLLLKEVGEQGQLALKQAHVAVVGCGGLGSPALFYLAASGIGKLTFIDHDEVELSNLQRQILYKVNHLGQQKAKAAGKVLASLNNEITLVPINARLTDKNIAELLCDADIVLDCSDNFTTRYLLNRYCYQASKVLIAGAAIATQGQLMCFDFSAESPCYACVFPEGLQTPVENCDNFGVISPLLGVIGAQQALLTINVLLGHHQGSVFCTLDGMSLQQKQYGLSKNPECECCGLK
- a CDS encoding PilW family protein: MKQIKGYTLLELMVAMVVGLVLVIGIATSYTSIKETVTTSQQLATSQEIVRYTNRVMMRSIKQTQEIPTVTATDITIRQLAGVPACDGSVPTADYTERYFLQDGYLVCDRGTGDINLLKGVTGLAFATDASGQLITVTIQGSSFPTQYGAGIQMNFYAGLGS
- the rplI gene encoding 50S ribosomal protein L9; translated protein: MQVILLDKIANLGSLGDQVNVKSGFARNFLFPKGKAVPATKSNIETFEARRAELEAKIAEELVAAQARAEKLEALAEVTLVSKAGDEGKLFGSIGTRDIADAISAVGVEVSKSEVRLPLGTIRETGEFDVAIQVHSDVTATIKVIVIAEA
- the rsgA gene encoding small ribosomal subunit biogenesis GTPase RsgA, with translation MAKKKKLSKGQSRRIKANHQKRIDKAKETEVSDVSWQNDNLGPTEAAVVISRFGQHADIETTDQEVLRCNIRRTVTSLVCGDEVIFRRAKVSDGDLAGVIEAVHERRTQLTRPDFYDGVKVVAANIDQILMVSAVVPEFTPQIIDRYLVACEDMGIEPILLLNKIDLLDQESLEYIDEVLDIYRELGYRVLLVSTKSGEGINELKHMLEDKNNIFVGQSGVGKSTLVNTVLPNADILTKEVSENSGLGQHTTTVSRLHHLPSGGNLIDSPGIREFGLWHLDVERVTWCFKEFREFIGGCRFRDCKHLNDPGCLLREAVDNGKISELRFESYHRILESMADGRAGARAPRV